One window of the bacterium genome contains the following:
- the amrB gene encoding AmmeMemoRadiSam system protein B, producing the protein MEMRKFLILFLLFASILLPAYRQPAFSGSFYPSNKEELKNMIDNFLKNVNYKEKIEKGEIIGIIAPHAGYIYSGPVAAYSFKLLEGMDIKTVILIGRSHNSHFKGGVIDDREGWEMPLGKVEIDKEIFDKLYKKKNFSVNKVLLDYEHSLEVEVPFLQVVLKNFKIFPILLGDSSKENIKKIADDIYEILKDKKNWIIVASTDLSHYYPYETAKQKDGLLLETLKTKNLNLLYSYLSTRKVEMCADAAVLTLFKIAEKYPDYEVKILNYANSGDTSGDKSRVVGYGAIAILKKDKKGGNMLTENQKKLLLKIARETLENYLSGKKLPELKVDDPVLVEKRGVFVTLKKGGNLRGCIGYIEGVEPLYKAVRTMAIHSATQDPRFEPVKYEELKDIEIEISVLTVPQKVKSAGEIVLGRDGVIVKRGFNQGVFLPQVAEETGWTKEEFLSYLCSHKAGLPPDAWKDPKTELYIFQAEVFSEKELK; encoded by the coding sequence ATGGAAATGAGAAAGTTTCTGATTTTGTTTTTACTTTTTGCCTCTATTTTACTTCCTGCCTACAGACAACCTGCTTTTTCTGGCTCATTTTATCCTTCAAACAAAGAAGAATTGAAAAACATGATTGATAACTTTTTAAAAAATGTAAATTATAAAGAAAAAATTGAAAAAGGGGAAATTATTGGTATTATTGCTCCACATGCCGGTTATATTTATTCAGGGCCTGTTGCTGCTTACTCATTTAAATTACTTGAAGGCATGGATATAAAAACTGTTATTTTAATTGGAAGAAGTCATAATAGTCATTTTAAAGGGGGAGTGATTGATGACAGGGAAGGATGGGAAATGCCTTTGGGAAAAGTTGAAATAGATAAAGAGATTTTTGATAAACTTTATAAAAAGAAAAATTTTTCAGTAAATAAAGTATTACTTGATTATGAACATTCTCTTGAAGTTGAAGTTCCATTTTTACAGGTTGTTCTGAAAAATTTTAAAATTTTTCCGATTTTACTTGGAGATTCATCAAAAGAAAATATTAAGAAAATTGCAGATGATATATATGAAATTTTGAAAGATAAAAAAAACTGGATTATAGTTGCAAGTACAGATTTATCCCATTATTATCCCTATGAAACAGCAAAGCAAAAAGACGGATTATTACTTGAGACACTAAAGACAAAAAATTTAAATCTACTTTACTCATATCTTTCAACAAGAAAAGTTGAAATGTGTGCGGATGCCGCTGTTTTAACTTTATTTAAAATTGCTGAAAAATATCCTGATTATGAAGTCAAGATATTAAATTATGCAAATTCAGGAGATACAAGTGGTGATAAAAGCAGAGTTGTTGGATATGGAGCAATTGCAATTTTGAAAAAGGATAAAAAAGGAGGAAATATGCTTACAGAAAACCAGAAAAAACTACTTTTAAAAATAGCAAGAGAAACACTTGAAAATTATTTATCAGGGAAAAAACTGCCTGAATTAAAAGTGGATGACCCTGTTTTAGTTGAAAAAAGAGGTGTATTTGTGACACTGAAAAAAGGAGGAAATTTAAGGGGCTGTATTGGATATATAGAAGGCGTTGAACCACTTTATAAGGCGGTAAGGACTATGGCTATACATTCAGCAACTCAAGACCCAAGATTTGAACCTGTAAAATATGAAGAACTGAAGGATATAGAGATTGAAATTTCAGTACTTACGGTTCCTCAAAAAGTAAAAAGTGCAGGTGAGATTGTTCTTGGAAGGGATGGAGTTATTGTTAAAAGAGGATTTAATCAGGGTGTATTTTTGCCTCAGGTTGCAGAAGAAACAGGCTGGACAAAAGAAGAATTTTTAAGTTATCTATGCTCTCATAAAGCAGGACTTCCACCTGATGCATGGAAAGACCCGAAGACAGAACTTTATATTTTTCAGGCAGAGGTTTTCAGTGAGAAAGAATTAAAATAA
- the amrS gene encoding AmmeMemoRadiSam system radical SAM enzyme — protein MQIYKGKIKKFIILLFLSSTLFAQNLKEASFYKKLDNKLVQCFLCPKICIISPSKYGFCRARKNINGTLYSMGYSNPCSVAVDPIEKKPFFHFLPSTSTFSIASAGCSLRCKFCQNWEISQYSPEETRNIYLPPEKVVEYAIKYKCPSIAYTYSEPVNFYEYMFDTAKIAKEKGIKNIVHTAGFINPEPLEKLCKYLDAVNVDLKGFNKDYYRNVCEGELDVVLNTLKILKKNKIWIEITNLIVPGYNDKPEEIKNMCLWIKDNLGPETPLHFSRFHPMYLMLHIPSTPVETLQMAVKIAKNSGLKYVYIGNVEGSEYENTYCPKCGKLLIKRYGFSVLENNVVNGKCKFCGEKIEGVWK, from the coding sequence TTGCAGATATATAAGGGAAAGATTAAAAAATTTATAATACTTTTATTTCTGTCTTCTACACTTTTTGCACAGAATTTAAAAGAGGCATCTTTTTATAAAAAACTTGATAATAAACTTGTTCAGTGTTTTCTATGTCCTAAGATATGCATTATTTCACCTAGTAAATATGGTTTTTGTAGAGCAAGAAAGAATATAAATGGGACTTTGTACTCAATGGGCTATTCAAATCCATGTTCTGTTGCAGTTGACCCTATTGAAAAGAAACCCTTTTTTCATTTTTTACCTTCTACTTCTACATTTTCAATTGCATCTGCTGGCTGTTCTTTAAGATGTAAATTCTGTCAGAACTGGGAAATATCACAGTATTCACCTGAAGAAACAAGAAATATTTATTTACCACCTGAAAAAGTTGTTGAATATGCAATAAAATATAAATGTCCCTCAATTGCCTATACTTATTCTGAACCGGTAAATTTTTATGAATATATGTTTGATACAGCAAAAATAGCAAAAGAAAAAGGAATAAAAAATATTGTACATACTGCCGGTTTCATTAATCCAGAGCCACTTGAAAAATTGTGTAAATATCTTGATGCTGTTAATGTTGACCTTAAAGGTTTTAATAAGGATTATTACAGAAATGTTTGTGAGGGAGAACTTGATGTTGTTTTAAATACATTAAAAATTCTTAAGAAAAATAAAATCTGGATTGAAATAACAAATTTAATTGTTCCCGGATATAATGATAAACCAGAAGAAATAAAAAATATGTGTTTATGGATAAAGGATAATCTTGGACCGGAGACACCATTACATTTTTCAAGATTTCATCCAATGTATTTAATGCTTCATATTCCTTCAACCCCTGTTGAGACACTTCAGATGGCTGTTAAAATTGCAAAAAATTCTGGATTGAAATATGTCTACATAGGAAATGTTGAAGGTTCTGAATATGAGAATACATACTGTCCCAAATGTGGTAAACTATTGATAAAAAGATATGGATTTTCTGTTCTTGAAAATAATGTTGTAAATGGAAAATGTAAATTCTGTGGAGAAAAAATAGAAGGAGTATGGAAATGA
- a CDS encoding Mut7-C RNAse domain-containing protein, producing the protein MIKFITDGMCGGLARWLRLIGYDTLYFNTPRKIEIIRTAEKENRIVLTKDKKLVNAYPEIVFYIEGENTEKQFEEVVKKFKLEIKEENLFKICSLCNTKLEKIEKEKVKNLVPEFVYNNKEEFAICVKCNKIYWEGDHCRYIRERLKNL; encoded by the coding sequence ATGATTAAATTCATAACAGACGGGATGTGTGGTGGTCTTGCAAGGTGGTTGAGATTGATTGGTTATGACACATTATACTTCAACACTCCAAGAAAAATTGAAATTATAAGAACTGCTGAAAAAGAAAATAGAATTGTACTGACAAAAGATAAAAAACTTGTAAATGCCTATCCAGAAATTGTTTTTTATATAGAAGGAGAAAATACAGAAAAGCAGTTTGAAGAGGTTGTTAAAAAATTTAAACTTGAAATAAAAGAAGAAAATCTATTTAAAATATGCTCTTTATGTAATACAAAACTTGAAAAAATAGAAAAAGAAAAAGTTAAGAATTTGGTCCCTGAATTTGTGTATAATAATAAAGAGGAGTTTGCAATATGCGTAAAATGTAATAAAATTTATTGGGAGGGAGACCATTGCAGATATATAAGGGAAAGATTAAAAAATTTATAA
- the rdgB gene encoding RdgB/HAM1 family non-canonical purine NTP pyrophosphatase has product MKLYFYLATKNKNKVREIKNIVENEIEVLLPPDFLGFPEETGNTLEENAYLKAEYLSKVIKDEYVVGEDSGLFVEKLNGLPGVNSARFSGERDDKKNIEKLLKMMEELKNKEDRKAKFITVACLVGKGEKKFFKGEIEGYITFTPRGSNGFGYDPVFEIPETGKTFAELSLEEKNKISHRTKAFLKLKEYLIKKEEKR; this is encoded by the coding sequence ATGAAATTATATTTTTACTTGGCCACTAAAAATAAAAATAAAGTAAGAGAAATAAAAAATATAGTTGAAAACGAAATAGAAGTCCTTTTGCCACCTGATTTTTTGGGATTTCCTGAAGAAACAGGAAATACGCTTGAAGAAAATGCTTATTTAAAAGCAGAATATTTGAGTAAAGTTATAAAGGATGAGTATGTTGTTGGAGAGGATTCTGGACTTTTTGTTGAAAAATTAAATGGTCTTCCAGGAGTTAATTCAGCAAGATTTTCAGGTGAAAGAGATGATAAAAAAAATATAGAAAAACTCCTTAAAATGATGGAAGAATTAAAAAATAAAGAAGATAGAAAAGCAAAATTTATAACGGTCGCATGCCTTGTTGGTAAAGGAGAAAAAAAATTTTTTAAAGGAGAAATAGAAGGATATATAACTTTTACTCCAAGAGGTTCAAATGGTTTTGGATATGACCCTGTGTTTGAAATTCCTGAAACAGGAAAAACATTTGCAGAATTGAGTTTGGAAGAAAAAAATAAGATAAGTCATAGAACAAAAGCATTTTTGAAGTTAAAGGAATATTTGATTAAAAAGGAAGAAAAGAGGTAA
- the rph gene encoding ribonuclease PH, with product MEIRRKGNRPYDELREIKITKGFLKYAAGSCLIEMGDTKVICAVSYEDKVPQWLKDTGNGWITAEYSLLPSSTQERIPRSTLSSGRTHEIQRMIGRSLRGVVDLKRIGERTFWVDCDVIQADGGTRVAGVIGGFIALVDCLNKLKNSGLISVPVLKDYIGAVSVGIVHNNILLDLDYSEDSLASVDLNVVMTGSGEFIEIQGTAEGYPFTKKQLDHLLTLAEKGISKIIEIEKEVLKNEIIFLLGH from the coding sequence ATGGAAATAAGAAGAAAAGGAAATAGACCGTATGATGAATTAAGAGAAATTAAAATTACAAAGGGTTTTTTAAAATATGCTGCTGGTTCGTGTTTAATAGAAATGGGAGATACAAAGGTTATATGTGCTGTTAGTTATGAAGATAAAGTTCCTCAATGGTTGAAGGATACAGGAAATGGATGGATTACTGCTGAATATTCACTTTTGCCCTCTTCCACTCAGGAAAGAATACCTAGAAGTACTTTATCTTCAGGAAGGACTCATGAAATTCAGAGGATGATAGGAAGGTCTTTAAGGGGAGTGGTTGATTTAAAGAGAATTGGAGAAAGAACTTTCTGGGTTGATTGTGATGTGATTCAGGCAGATGGAGGAACAAGAGTGGCTGGAGTTATTGGTGGATTTATAGCACTTGTGGATTGCTTGAATAAATTAAAAAATTCTGGTTTAATAAGTGTACCTGTTTTAAAGGATTATATTGGTGCTGTGAGTGTCGGGATTGTTCATAATAATATTTTGCTTGACCTTGATTATTCAGAAGATTCTCTTGCTTCTGTTGATTTAAATGTAGTTATGACAGGAAGTGGTGAGTTTATTGAAATACAGGGAACTGCGGAAGGTTATCCATTTACAAAAAAACAACTTGACCATCTTTTAACGCTTGCAGAAAAGGGCATAAGTAAGATAATTGAAATAGAAAAAGAAGTGCTTAAAAATGAAATTATATTTTTACTTGGCCACTAA